In the Sphaerodactylus townsendi isolate TG3544 linkage group LG10, MPM_Stown_v2.3, whole genome shotgun sequence genome, one interval contains:
- the HERC3 gene encoding probable E3 ubiquitin-protein ligase HERC3 isoform X1 → MMLCWGYWSLGLPGAGSSFQAIIPEPQSCGFIHERNVKEVACGGNHSIFLLEDGQVYTCGLNAKGQLGHEREGNKPEQICTLADQHIIHVACGEAHSVALSNQGQLFSWGAGSDGQLGLTTTEDSVAVPRLIKKLNQETILQVSCGNWHCLALAADGQFFAWGQNNHGQLGLGKEFPSQPSPQRVKSLDGIPLAQVAAGGAHSFALSLSGAVFGWGKNSSGQLGLSDQRDRESPCHVKLLRSQMVVYISCGNDHTAVLTKSGGVFTFGAGSFGQLGHDSLNDEVNPRRVLELMGSEVSQIACGRQHTLAFVPSSGIIYAFGCGIRGQLGTGHTCNLKCPSPVKGQWVTYNEQYLGITDPYKYYIVQRIFSGGDQTFVLCSERENSVPADDFRAINQSDYTCSINDETIDMWRHKLSERNNPNSVNEVGQILSSAACWNGSFLEKKIDEHFKTSPKIPGIDLNSTKVTFDKLMTSQHSILLDQVLKSFESFLIPQLPSSPPDVEAMRIYLILPEFPPFQDSKYYVTLTLPLAMAILRLDRNPSKVLDNWWSQVCPTYFLRLVDLYKGAVVYLLHGKKTLLIPVLYSSYITAALRLLEKLHKVNQKVKHVEYDKFYIPEISNLVDIQEDYLMWFLHQAGMKVRPSIMQDAVTLCSYPFIFDAQAKTKMLQTDAELQMQVAISGANLQNVFMLLTLEPLLARSPFLVLHVRRSKLVGDALRELSIHSDIDLKKPLKVIFDGEEAVDAGGVTKEFFLLLLKELLNPIYGMFTFYSESNLLWFSDTCFVEHNWFHLIGIICGLAIYNFTVVDLHFPLALYKKLLNVEPCLEDLKELSPTEGRSLQQLLDYPGEDVEETFCLCFTICRESYGVAEHKNLVPGGDKIPVQKENRQEFVDAYVNYIFNLAIQEWYAAFSSGFLKVCGGKVLELFQPTELRAMIVGNSNYNWKELEESAAYKGEFSATHPTVKMFWETFHDFPLEKKKKFLLFLTGSDRIPIYGMSSLRIVIQSTTSGEEYLPVAHTCYNLLDLPVYSTKEILNIRLTQAIDHYEGFSLA, encoded by the exons AGCAAATATGCACTCTAGCGGATCAACACATCATCCACGTTGCCTGTGGAGAAGCTCACAGTGTTGCCCTCAGTAACCAAGGGCAACTTTTTTCCTGGGGCGCCGGGAGCGATGGCCAGCTAGGACTAACTACTACAGAGGATTCAGTGGCTGTCCCAAG GTTAATCAAGAAGCTGAACCAAGAGACGATACTGCAGGTCTCCTGTGGCAACTGGCACTGCCTCGCCCTTGCAGCTG ATGGACAGTTTTTTGCATGGGGACAGAACAACCACGGGCAGCTCGGGCTGGGAAAAGAATTCCCCTCACAACCGAGTCCTCAGCGTGTCAAGTCACTTGACGGGATCCCATTGGCACAAGTCGCTGCGGGAGGAGCACATAGCTTCGCCCTGTCTCTCTCAGGAGCTGTGTTTGGTTGGGGGAAAAATAGCTCGGGACAGTTGGGACTGAGCGATCAACGAG ATCGGGAATCTCCATGCCACGTGAAGCTCTTACGGTCTCAAATGGTCGTCTATATCAGCTGTGGAAATGACCACACGGCTGTCCTCACcaag AGTGGTGGCGTGTTCACCTTTGGGGCAGGTTCCTTTGGGCAGCTTGGCCATGACTCCTTGAACGACGAAGTAAACCCCAGACGGGTTCTGGAGCTGATGGGCAGCGAGGTATCCCAAATTGCTTGTGGTAG GCAGCACACACTTGCCTTTGTGCCTTCTTCAGGAATCATCTATGCATTTGGCTGCGGAATCAGAGGCCAGTTAGGAACCGGACATACGTGCAATCTTAAATGTCCTTCCCCAGTAAAGGGTCAGTGGGTCACCTACAACGAGCAATACTTGGGTATAACAG ATCCATATAAATATTATATTGTTCAACGTATCTTTTCTGGAGGAGACCAAACGTTTGTTCTTTGCTCTGAAAGGGAG AATTCGGTGCCTGCTGATGACTTCCGAGCCATAAATCAAAGTGACTACACCTGTTCAATTAACGACGAAACGATTGACATGTGGAGGCACAAGCTGTCAGAGAGGAACAACCCCAATTCAGTGAa TGAGGTTGGGCAAATCCTGTCCTCAGCTGCCTGCTGGAACGGAAGCTTCCTAGAAAAGAA AATAgatgaacattttaaaactagTCCCAAAATCCCAGGGATTGACCTGAATTCCACCAAAGTGACGTTTGACAAGCTAATGACGTCTCAGCATTCCATCTTACTCGACCAG GTCTTGAAGAGCTTCGAAAGCTTTTTGATCCCTCAGCTGCCCAGTTCCCCACCAGATGTGGAAGCCATGAGGATCTACCTGATTCTCCCTGAATTCCCACCATTCCAAGACTCCAAATACTACGTAACATTAACCCTTCCCTTGGCAATGGCCATACTGCGCCTGGACAGAAACCCCAGCAAAGTCTTAG ATAATTGGTGGTCTCAGGTGTGCCCTACGTACTTCTTGAGGCTGGTCGATCTCTATAAAGGCGCTGTGGTTTATCTTTTGCATGGGAAAAAAACATTGCTGATCCCAGTCTTGTACAGTAGCTACATCACAGCTGCTCTACGACTTCTCGAGAAACTCCATAAA GTAAATCAGAAAGTTAAGCATGTCGAATATGACAAGTTTTATATCCCAGAGATTTCCAATCTGGTGGATATTCAGGAAGATTACCTGATGTGGTTCCTGCATCAAGCCGGAATG AAAGTGCGGCCGTCGATCATGCAG GATGCTGTGACCCTCTGCTCTTATCCTTTCATTTTTGATGCTCAAGCCAAGACAAAGATGCTGCAGACGGATGCTGAGCTGCAGATGCAG GTGGCCATTAGCGGAGCGAATTTGCAGAACGTTTTCATGCTACTTACCCTGGAGCCCCTCCTGGCCCGAAGTCCTTTCCTCGTCCTTCATGTCCGTAGGAGCAAGTTGGTTGGTGATGCCTTGAGGGAGTTGAGCATCCATTCAGATATTGACTTGAAAAAGCCTTTGAAG GTGATCTTCGACGGTGAGGAAGCTGTTGATGCTGGTGGAGTCACAAAGGAATTCTTCCTTCTGCTGCTAAAAGAGCTCCTCAATCCCATCTATGGAATGTTCACCTTTTACTCAGAATCAAACCTGCTGTGGTTCTCAGATACC TGCTTTGTGGAGCACAACTGGTTCCATCTCATTGGCATCATCTGTGGCCTGGCCATATACAACTTCACCGTGGTGGATCTTCACTTCCCGCTGGCTCTCTATAAGAAACTCCTGAACGTGGAGCCCTGTTTGGAAGATTTGAAAGAGCTGTCTCCAACAGAAGGAAG GAGCCTTCAACAGCTTTTAGATTACCCTGGGGAAGATGTTGAAGAAACTTTCTGCCTGTGTTTTACA ATCTGCAGAGAGAGCTACGGAGTGGCAGAGCACAAGAACCTCGTGCCCGGTGGCGACAAGATTCCCGTGCAGAAAGAGAACAG GCAGGAGTTTGTCGACGCCTACGTGAATTACATCTTCAACCTCGCAATCCAGGAGTGGTACGCGGCTTTCTCCTCCGGCTTCCTGAAAGTGTGTGGTGGGAAAGTCCTGGAACTTTTCCAGCCGACTGAGCTCCGCGCCATGATTGTAGGTAACAGCAACTACAACTGGAAGGAACTGGAAGAG AGTGCTGCTTACAAGGGAGAATTCTCTGCCACGCACCCAACCGTGAAAATGTTCTGGGAGACGTTTCAtgattttcctttggaaaagaagaagaagtttctCT TGTTTCTGACAGGCAGTGACCGCATTCCAATCTACGGCATGTCCAGTTTGCGCATCGTCATCCAGTCCACGACCAGTGGGGAGGAATATTTACCCGTGGCTCACACGTGCTACAACCTGCTTGACCTGCCCGTGTACAGCACGAAAGAAATCTTGAATATTCGACTGACTCAAGCTATTGACCATTACGAGGGCTTCAGCTTGGCTTGA
- the HERC3 gene encoding probable E3 ubiquitin-protein ligase HERC3 isoform X2, translating into MMLCWGYWSLGLPGAGSSFQAIIPEPQSCGFIHERNVKEVACGGNHSIFLLEDGQVYTCGLNAKGQLGHEREGNKPEQICTLADQHIIHVACGEAHSVALSNQGQLFSWGAGSDGQLGLTTTEDSVAVPRLIKKLNQETILQVSCGNWHCLALAADGQFFAWGQNNHGQLGLGKEFPSQPSPQRVKSLDGIPLAQVAAGGAHSFALSLSGAVFGWGKNSSGQLGLSDQRDRESPCHVKLLRSQMVVYISCGNDHTAVLTKSGGVFTFGAGSFGQLGHDSLNDEVNPRRVLELMGSEVSQIACGRQHTLAFVPSSGIIYAFGCGIRGQLGTGHTCNLKCPSPVKGQWVTYNEQYLGITDPYKYYIVQRIFSGGDQTFVLCSERENSVPADDFRAINQSDYTCSINDETIDMWRHKLSERNNPNSVNEVGQILSSAACWNGSFLEKKIDEHFKTSPKIPGIDLNSTKVTFDKLMTSQHSILLDQVLKSFESFLIPQLPSSPPDVEAMRIYLILPEFPPFQDSKYYVTLTLPLAMAILRLDRNPSKVLDNWWSQVCPTYFLRLVDLYKGAVVYLLHGKKTLLIPVLYSSYITAALRLLEKLHKVNQKVKHVEYDKFYIPEISNLVDIQEDYLMWFLHQAGMKVRPSIMQDAVTLCSYPFIFDAQAKTKMLQTDAELQMQVAISGANLQNVFMLLTLEPLLARSPFLVLHVRRSKLVGDALRELSIHSDIDLKKPLKVIFDGEEAVDAGGVTKEFFLLLLKELLNPIYGMFTFYSESNLLWFSDTCFVEHNWFHLIGIICGLAIYNFTVVDLHFPLALYKKLLNVEPCLEDLKELSPTEGRSAERATEWQSTRTSCPVATRFPCRKRTGRSLSTPT; encoded by the exons AGCAAATATGCACTCTAGCGGATCAACACATCATCCACGTTGCCTGTGGAGAAGCTCACAGTGTTGCCCTCAGTAACCAAGGGCAACTTTTTTCCTGGGGCGCCGGGAGCGATGGCCAGCTAGGACTAACTACTACAGAGGATTCAGTGGCTGTCCCAAG GTTAATCAAGAAGCTGAACCAAGAGACGATACTGCAGGTCTCCTGTGGCAACTGGCACTGCCTCGCCCTTGCAGCTG ATGGACAGTTTTTTGCATGGGGACAGAACAACCACGGGCAGCTCGGGCTGGGAAAAGAATTCCCCTCACAACCGAGTCCTCAGCGTGTCAAGTCACTTGACGGGATCCCATTGGCACAAGTCGCTGCGGGAGGAGCACATAGCTTCGCCCTGTCTCTCTCAGGAGCTGTGTTTGGTTGGGGGAAAAATAGCTCGGGACAGTTGGGACTGAGCGATCAACGAG ATCGGGAATCTCCATGCCACGTGAAGCTCTTACGGTCTCAAATGGTCGTCTATATCAGCTGTGGAAATGACCACACGGCTGTCCTCACcaag AGTGGTGGCGTGTTCACCTTTGGGGCAGGTTCCTTTGGGCAGCTTGGCCATGACTCCTTGAACGACGAAGTAAACCCCAGACGGGTTCTGGAGCTGATGGGCAGCGAGGTATCCCAAATTGCTTGTGGTAG GCAGCACACACTTGCCTTTGTGCCTTCTTCAGGAATCATCTATGCATTTGGCTGCGGAATCAGAGGCCAGTTAGGAACCGGACATACGTGCAATCTTAAATGTCCTTCCCCAGTAAAGGGTCAGTGGGTCACCTACAACGAGCAATACTTGGGTATAACAG ATCCATATAAATATTATATTGTTCAACGTATCTTTTCTGGAGGAGACCAAACGTTTGTTCTTTGCTCTGAAAGGGAG AATTCGGTGCCTGCTGATGACTTCCGAGCCATAAATCAAAGTGACTACACCTGTTCAATTAACGACGAAACGATTGACATGTGGAGGCACAAGCTGTCAGAGAGGAACAACCCCAATTCAGTGAa TGAGGTTGGGCAAATCCTGTCCTCAGCTGCCTGCTGGAACGGAAGCTTCCTAGAAAAGAA AATAgatgaacattttaaaactagTCCCAAAATCCCAGGGATTGACCTGAATTCCACCAAAGTGACGTTTGACAAGCTAATGACGTCTCAGCATTCCATCTTACTCGACCAG GTCTTGAAGAGCTTCGAAAGCTTTTTGATCCCTCAGCTGCCCAGTTCCCCACCAGATGTGGAAGCCATGAGGATCTACCTGATTCTCCCTGAATTCCCACCATTCCAAGACTCCAAATACTACGTAACATTAACCCTTCCCTTGGCAATGGCCATACTGCGCCTGGACAGAAACCCCAGCAAAGTCTTAG ATAATTGGTGGTCTCAGGTGTGCCCTACGTACTTCTTGAGGCTGGTCGATCTCTATAAAGGCGCTGTGGTTTATCTTTTGCATGGGAAAAAAACATTGCTGATCCCAGTCTTGTACAGTAGCTACATCACAGCTGCTCTACGACTTCTCGAGAAACTCCATAAA GTAAATCAGAAAGTTAAGCATGTCGAATATGACAAGTTTTATATCCCAGAGATTTCCAATCTGGTGGATATTCAGGAAGATTACCTGATGTGGTTCCTGCATCAAGCCGGAATG AAAGTGCGGCCGTCGATCATGCAG GATGCTGTGACCCTCTGCTCTTATCCTTTCATTTTTGATGCTCAAGCCAAGACAAAGATGCTGCAGACGGATGCTGAGCTGCAGATGCAG GTGGCCATTAGCGGAGCGAATTTGCAGAACGTTTTCATGCTACTTACCCTGGAGCCCCTCCTGGCCCGAAGTCCTTTCCTCGTCCTTCATGTCCGTAGGAGCAAGTTGGTTGGTGATGCCTTGAGGGAGTTGAGCATCCATTCAGATATTGACTTGAAAAAGCCTTTGAAG GTGATCTTCGACGGTGAGGAAGCTGTTGATGCTGGTGGAGTCACAAAGGAATTCTTCCTTCTGCTGCTAAAAGAGCTCCTCAATCCCATCTATGGAATGTTCACCTTTTACTCAGAATCAAACCTGCTGTGGTTCTCAGATACC TGCTTTGTGGAGCACAACTGGTTCCATCTCATTGGCATCATCTGTGGCCTGGCCATATACAACTTCACCGTGGTGGATCTTCACTTCCCGCTGGCTCTCTATAAGAAACTCCTGAACGTGGAGCCCTGTTTGGAAGATTTGAAAGAGCTGTCTCCAACAGAAGGAAG ATCTGCAGAGAGAGCTACGGAGTGGCAGAGCACAAGAACCTCGTGCCCGGTGGCGACAAGATTCCCGTGCAGAAAGAGAACAG GCAGGAGTTTGTCGACGCCTACGTGA